The Triticum aestivum cultivar Chinese Spring chromosome 3A, IWGSC CS RefSeq v2.1, whole genome shotgun sequence genome includes a region encoding these proteins:
- the LOC123056861 gene encoding serine/threonine-protein phosphatase 7 long form homolog: MYHQQFEILDEAEVTWNPWTQDQLKMVFDARHFTPGMLTDSAFWLTRCNLLFLWCVEPYNPERVMRQFGLYQEIPPPFPRRIDEETHKLTNMGRGWSLYDWREENSEWVHKWTNEALADIVRQLRPYDGSTDQAYKQWYCMNTRASLASQPATIPTHLTQEEQARRHVELHAAYYRDHLDTPDVNWGDENTQRGVNTGLRGASHDHGVNTGLRGASHDLGDTVTSLVTEFFGGDVIGPSFIPPESQPYAYNYASGSQQGFATPPPTQDSQTHETEVEYGRGLRVTQPPNRLSPSGRKERPGGRR; encoded by the exons ATGTACCACCAGCAGTTTGAGATACTTGATGAGGCAGAAGTCACATGGAACCCGTGGACTCAGGACCAGCTAAAAATGGTCTTTGATGCTCGACACTTCACACCAGGCATGTTGACCGATAGTGCATTCTGGCTGACTCGCTGCAACTTATTGTTCCTGTGGTGTGTTGAACCTTACAACCCAGAGCGTGTAATGAGACAGTTCGGTCTCTATCAAGAAATTCCACCACCTTTTCCCAGACGTATCGATGAGGAAACACATAA GCTAACCAATATGGGCAGGGGTTGGAGTTTATACGATTGGAGGGAAGAGAACAGTGAATGGGTACACAAGTGGACAAATGAAGCGCTAGCAGATATAGTGCGTCAACTTAG GCCGTACGATGGAAGTACAGATCAAGCGTACAAGCAGTGGTACTGCATGAACACACGTGCTAGCCTGGCCAGTCAGCCAGCTACTATACCAACACATCTCACACAAGAGGAGCAGGCGCGGAGACATGTTGAGCTGCATGCAGCTTACTATCGTGACCACCTG GACACACCTGATGTTAATTGGGGCGATGAGAACACCCAACGCGGCGTCAACACAGGCCTCCGGGGAGCATCACATGATCATGGCGTCAACACAGGCCTCCGGGGAGCATCACATGATCTTGGCGACACAGTTACATCATTAGTTACAGAGTTCTTCGGAGGGGatgttattggcccatcttttATCCCCCCGGAGTCACAACCATACGCCTACAATTACGCTTCAGGTTCGCAACAAGGATTCGCGACTCCACCACCTACGCAGGACTCGCAGACACATGAAACCGAAGTGGAGTACGGCCGCGGTCTTCGTGTGACCCAGCCACCTAATCGCTTGTCGCCTTCCGGTCGTAAGGAAAGGCCAGGTGGTCGTCGTTAA